In the Colletotrichum lupini chromosome 1, complete sequence genome, one interval contains:
- a CDS encoding major facilitator superfamily transporter gives MSSQHPVGKPSPAGSDTSSDHGGLGSKSAVDDKVTVDAAPPTAPALATQQTQRMEAAMGDAILRFFRIRKGPKAEEYDLDAIATQPSIWDSENVEEYKSLYIHPQWENWAAFDPSFRWTWREERAVRRKVDWKIMVWACVMFAALNIDRNNISNAVSDNMLDDLGLTRGDYNLGQTISRVGFLVAELPSQLISKRIGPDLWIPIQICLFSIISGAQFFLKGRASFLATRYLIATFQGGFIPDTILYLSYWYTGTSLPIRLAWFWMSSQLVDIGVGFAAVGLVSMRGILGYEGWRWLFLIEGAFTFCVGLCSFFLMPQCPAKTKSWWNPKGYFNEKEEKIIVNSVIRDDPQKGGMYNRQGLSVKQIWECSKDYDMWPLYALGLLFGLPKYPVNQYLTLSLRDLKFNVIQTNLLSIPWIIGSSITMLAITAASELCNNRSFVAMAEDAWLLPCFIALIVIANPSPWAYFAIATVLLSFPYTHPIQVAWTSRNAGSVQNRTVSASLYNMWVQVSGMIGANIYQPSDAPRYFKANKGLLVICIWMCVVQYPFTYFYYRWRNNSKAKKWDAMTPEQQHDYRANTTDKGNKRLDFRFAT, from the exons ATGTCCTCGCAACATCCAGTTGGGAAGCCGTCACCAGCCGGGTCCGATACGTCGTCTGACCATGGCGGCCTGGGTTCCAAATCCGCTGTCGACGATAAGGTTACTGTCGATGCCGCGCCTCCGACAGCGCCCGCGCTTGCAACGCAGCAGACTCAACGCATGGAAGCGGCAATGGGCGATGCCATCCTCCGCTTTTTCAGGATTCGGAAAGGACCGAAGGCAGAAGAGTACGACCTCGACGCG ATTGCCACGCAGCCGAGTATTTGGGATTCCGAGAATGTCGAGGAGTACAAGAGCCTCTACATCCACCCGCAATGGGAGAACTGGGCTGCTTTTGATCCCAGTTTCCGATGGACATGGAGAGAGGAACGTGCTGTTAGGCGTAAAGTCGACTGGAAAATCATG GTCTGGGCTTGTGTCATGTTCGCAGCCCTCAACATCGACCGGAACAATATCTCCAACGCCGTTTCCGATAATATGCTTGACGATCTCGGATTGACGCGAGGCGACTAC AACCTTGGTCAAACAATATCCCGGGTTGGCTTTCTTGTTGCCGAGCTTCCATCGCAGTTGATTTCCAAGCG TATTGGGCCCGATCTGTGGATTCCCATCCAGATTTGCCTCTTCTCTATCATCTCTGGAGCGCAATTCTTCCTAAAGGGTCGAGCGTCCTTTCTTGCGACAAGATACCTCAT CGCAACCTTTCAAGGAGGTTTCATCCC GGACACTATCCTCTACTTGAGTTATTGGTACACAGGCACTTCA CTTCCGATTCGACTGGCCTGGTTTTGGATGTCTTCGCAACTAG TTGACATCGGTGTTGGATTCGCTGCTGTCGGTCTGGTTTCGATGCGCGGCATTTTGGGATACGAGGGCTGGCGTTGGTTGTTCCTCATCGA AGGTGCTTTCACTT TCTGTGTCGGACTGTGCTCGTTCTTCCTTATGCCTCAATGCCCTGCCAAGACGAAGAGTTGGTGGAACCCCAAGGGTTACTTCAacgagaaggaggagaagatcATTGTCAACTCCG TCATCCGCGACGATCCCCAGAAAGGCGGCATGTACAACCGACAAGGTCTGTCCGTCAAGCAGATCTGGGAATGCTCCAAGGATTACGACATGTGGCCATTGTACGCTCTTGGCTTGCTCTTCGGCTTGCCGAAGTACCCTGTCAACCAGTACCTCACTTTGTCGCTCCGAGACCTCAAGTTCAACGTCATCCAGACCAACCTGCTCTCAATCCCGTGGATCATCGGGTCAAGTATCACCATGCTGGCCATTACGGCTGCTAGCGAGCTCTGCAACAATCGCAGTTTCGTCGCCATGGCTGAGGATGCATGGTTATTGCCATGCTTCATCGCCCTGATTGTAATCGCGAACCCAAGCCCCTGGGCTTACTTTGCTATTGCGACAGTTTTGTTATCCTTCCCTTA CACGCATCCTATTCAAGTTGCTTGGACAAGTAGGAATGCCGGATCCGTCCAGAACAGAACAGTGTCCGCATC CCTGTACAATATGTGGGTTCAAGTCAGTGGTATGATCGGCGCAAATA TCTATCAACCAAGTGATGCCCCTCGGTACTTCAAAGCCAACAAGGGCCTATTGGTAATTTGTATTTGGATGTGT GTTGTACAATACCCCTTCACCTACTTCTACTATCGGTGGAGGAACAACAGCAAAGCCAAGAAGTGGGATGCTATGACACCAGAGCAGCAACACGACTACCGTGCCAACACAACGGATAAAGGCAACAAACG TCTTGACTTCCGATTCGCCACCTGA